aagaacaatttttcaatgaaataaaaaaaCTTAAAAAACAAGATTCTTAGTGATAACCCCAATATTAAGAAGTACAGTAGTATTGCTATTGCTCTTAGATTTTACTTTTACCTTATACTCGTAAGAGTTACTCGTATAAGTTATAACTCCTCATAGCATTTTTACCCGACCAGAGTACTCTCTCACTTCTATACTTCACTTCTGCAAATCGCTCGCCGTTTCGCCATTTCTCTCATATTTCTGGTATTcatttcttcttctctttctcccttttttggaaaaaaaatgtcTTCCCCTTTTTCTAGACTAGGGTTTCAATTTCAACTTCATTTCCAATTTAATTCCCGTTATTTTTGCAATTCTTCTATTGATGATCCTCTAATGTTTATAAAGTATGTTAGATATCAATGCGAATTAGGGTTTAATAATCTCCAATTTCCCCTAAATCTCTTCAACCAAATGATGTCTCTCGTGCACCGACCTTCAATTGTCGATTTTAATCGGTTATTAGCGGCAATGCTCAGACTCAAACGATTACAACCTCATTCTACTGTTATTTCTCTCTATTCGCATCTTGATTTATCCGGTATCCGACCCGATTTGCATTCTATGTGCATCCTCGCTAATTGTTACTGCCGCTTAGGCCGTGTCGATTTTGGGTATTCTTTCCTTGGCAAGTCCCTTAAGCTTGGCTACCCCTTTGAGTCTAATTTAGTTTTTTTCACTACCTTAATTAACGGCTTTGTTCAAAATGACCGGCTTCCCGATGCTGTTAAGTTGTTGGATGTAGCTGTCGTTAAGCTTGGCATTCAACCAAGTATTGTTACGTATGGTACCATGGTGAAAGGTCTTTGCAGGACCGGGGACAATGAGCGCGCTCTCCACTTGCTCCGTCAAATGAATTCTGACCCTGAAGGTTGTAAGCCTAACCTTATCATCTACACTACCCTTATCGACAGTCTTTGCAAACACAAGTTGGTAACTGAGGCTCTCAAGCTCTTTTCAATCATGAAAACTGAGGGCATCAAACCAGATGTGTTCACATATACCTCATTGATACGAGGTATGCTCAATCTAGGTCGTAAGGGAGAGGCTAGCGAAATGTTGGGTGAGATGGTGCAGAGCAACGCTGCACCCGATGTTACTACATACAGCATGTTGATTGACATGCATTGTAAGGAAGGTATGGTTGATGAAGCAGTAGCCATTTTACCGATAATGATCAAACGAGGATTGAGTCCTGATGTAGTTACGTATAGTGCTTTATTGGATGGATATTGCTCGTGCGGCCAAATGGACAAGGCAAGAGATCTCATGGATTTGATGGTAAAAAGCCAATGTCAGCCTAATGTTTTGACTTTTTCTTCTTTGATCCATGGATATGTTAAACATAAAAGCATCGACAAAGCCCTTGACATATTTCAAAAAATGTGTGAGCTTGGGATTGTCCCTGACGTAGTGGTCTATTTCATTCTCGTAGATGGCTTGCGTGAGGCTGGCCGTGTTCAAGATGCAGAAAACCTTATTTCTGATGTATTATCTAGGGGTTTGGTACCAAGTCTTGAAGCATATAATATACTATCAAAGGCCAATATAAAAAGAGTCTATTAACTGTCCTTTAGGCACATTTTCTGAAATATTGTGTTCTGGCATTATTCGTATTGTGCATCAGACTGTATTGTGCATCAGACTATCAGAGAGCATTGGCTCTTGGCATACATATAACATGACCATGTCAACCCTGATTGCGAAGAATAGACCACATCATGTATGGTTTTTGCGCTCCCAAGTTGGAATCCTTCTTTTGTCTTAAACACTTAATATGCCCCATTGATTTTCATTGTTGGTCTTCCTGTAAATGTTGCTCATGTTGCCCTCTGTTGTTAGATGATTTTCATTTGTATTTGAAAGGAAGTTAGACGAAATTGCTTTCCTTCTTTACTGGTTGGTTTGCTCGTTGTCACTCTTTCAACAACTGTATCCCATGACTTGGCAACTTACTAATTCTATCAACTACTACTTGCGCAACTGGTCTTTATTGTTGTTCTTGAGTTCAGTTAGGAGTAAGGCTGTATTCCTAACTTTTGCACAAGGTTTTGTTATTTTATCTTTTGCAATGAATTGAGTTTAGATGTCTTATGTTTATACTCGCGGAGGGGTTATGAAGATTTGATCTTTTGGGGTTTCTCACCGGAGAAGGGAACCACTATAACCTCACTCTTCAGCCACTAAGCAAAGATTACTGGCTATCTTATTTTCTAAGATTGTTGGGAGTTGTAGGTCTTGTGAGTTGTGATTAATTATCGCAAACTTGGAACCACTTTACAGTAAAGAAGTTTTCTGTTGCGAGTCTTGTGACCAACTAAAGGTTAATATTTTGCTAGGAATATTTTTTAATACAACTAAATAGGTAATACAGAGACATGACTTGAGAGTTTGACAAAGAGACACATTTTTGTCTTTAGTTTCTCTACACATTTGTTTTTCccatgaaaataaaaataaaaaacttgCATTATTAAAGACAGTACAAATCTCACAAGTTAGAAGTATTGTTTAGTTTAGAATATTGTTCTGGAGTAGTTTTCTAAACACTGGAGAATGAATCCTTTTCTTATGGCTACTAGTCTTGTTGTAtacaaaaatatttataatttttttgCTGCATCAGTGTTGATGTTAAGAGCTTTGGCTATAATTTGGTTGAGGTAATCAGTGAATAATGAACTTCTTGGGGGTACCTCGGTACTAAAATGTACGCCTTTAATCCAATTACGTGGTATTATTACCATGAAATTTGTATCTTTCAAGTTTCCTGATTCTGATGGCATATATACAAGATCATGACAGTGAAAGAAGACGAATCAGTGCTAAGTAGACTGTAAGATCAACCTGAGGCATTGCTCGGCAGAAGGCAACAGGTAATTAGTACTTCTCTTTTCCTCTTAATAGTTTATGGATTCTGTTTTTGGTCCGTCTAGCCAATAGTTCACACTTCACAATAATTTAAGCATGTTTTGCTTTGTGGAAAATGAGTATGGGACTGTTTAACCTACGTGGGTGTGTTTACATAGAAAACGGATCTAAAAGCAAACATAAACTGTCAGCAAGGACAACGCCAGTAATTGTTGCATAAGAGATAGCAAATTTATGTTAATTTAATTTCAGATTATTTGGGCACAATGTATTTGATTGCGGTTGAGATTGCTGCTGGAAACAAACATTTGTGTAATTATGATACCATCTTCAGCAGCCTTTGCATAATATATACTAAACTCTTCTCAATTCTTTCTTTCATGCTTGTATGCCTTGGAATCTTGGATAATACCTCTGTTACCATATCTTATTTATTCATAGGGCATCAGATGCTAATGTCTTTCATTTCCTCTGAACTGTTGGTGGGAAATATTTTGTTATACATTAGAAGAAGGCAATCAAAAGTATATGTCCATTCATAGCTTTTCTGCTTTTCTAAAATTAGAAAGTTTGTCTTGACGTGAACATGGTCAAATGTGCTTAAATTTGGGAACACAGAACTAGTAACAAAGAAGGTCAAAATTATGAATTATGATCCACGTACTTGTACACCATCATTTATATTAGTATCTTTCAACTAAATTTACAGCTTCTTTCTAGACTTTCTACTGTGAGTATCCTCTGATATTTTAGCCCAATTCATAGGTTTTTGTCCCTTCCAAATCGGCCATACTCATACTGAAGAATTTGCAATTCTTCCATGGTAGAGAAGATGAAGATTGTAAGAGAGTATGAAGATTGAGAGAGAATTAGAGAGAACTTTGTAGAGAGATGTTTGAGTGTAAATGATTCAATTGTATTATGATATCTTGTAATGATTACAATAGGAGGAGATTACCTTATATACTAAGTGATACAAAACAGATAAACCGACTTATGGTAATTCCTATAACAACTTTGTAACAAACTGACAGCTAGACTAACTAACTTTGACAGTTGACCTAACAACTTTTCTAACCGACTGTTGCTAAGTCTTCTTATGTCCAAcatcccccctcaagttggaggtTGTTTGTGACAAACCCAACTTGCTATATGTAGTATGTGATGTTGAGCTCCATTGAGAGATTTGGTAAACAAATCTGCAGGTTGTTGTAAGGTAGGGATGTAGGACAGTGTAATTAAACCATCTTTCAATTTTTCTCCGACGAAATGACAGTCCAAGTCAATGTGCTTGGTCCTTTCGTGAAAAACTGGGTTTTTGGCTATGTGAATAGCAGCCTGGCTATCACATTTGATGGGTATAGGAGTGATGTCAGGAGCTCCTAGCTCAGTAAGCAACCTGCTAAGCCAAGCAAGCTCAGCAGTTATTCGTCTTAAGGATCTGTACTCTGCAGATGCAGAGGACAATGAAACTGTTTGCTGTTTCTTTGATTTCCAGGAGATGAGACTTCCTCCTAGGAATACAACAAACCCACTCACTGATCTTCTGGTATTTGGGCATGCTGCCCAATCTGCATCACAGTAACCCTCCAACTTGAAAGAGAGATTGCTATTCATCAAAACACCCAATGAAAGATCCTTGGCAACATACTTTAAAACGTGTAAAGCTGCATCCCAGTGATGAGTTCTAGGAAATGCCATAAATTGACTGAGCAGCTGGACAGCGAATGCTATATCTGGCCTGGTGTTGGTTAGGAAATTTAGTTTGCCAACCAGAGTTCTATATTGTGCAGGATTATCCATGAGGTTAGCATCTTCTGAGTGTAATTTGATGGTGTTATCAAGAGGACAGGTAACTGGTTTCCAATTGGCTTCACCAAACTCTGATAGAAGCTCCCTTGCAAACTTTCTTTGCGTAATAACCATCCCATTTGAAACAGGAATAAACTCCATACCAAGGAAATAACTCAGACTTCCCAAATCCTTGATTTTGAATGAAGAGTTCAAAAACTCTTTTAGGGAGTGAATTTCTTCTAAGTTGTCTCCAGTAACTAAGATGTCATCCACATATATGGCTAAGAACACCACTTTTCCATTTGTCTTCTTAGAGAACAAGGAGTAGTCATTCAAAGACTGTTGATAGCCTCTGGACCTTAATGCTGTGCATAATTTGGCATTCCATTGCCTAgaggcttgtttcaaaccatacaaagaTTTCTCCAACTTACAGACCATGTTTTTGCCTTGAACTTTCAATCCAGGTggcactttcatatatacttcttCATCAAGCTCACCATGCAAGAATGCATTGTTGACATCCAATTGTGTCATTTCCCAACCTCTCTTAGTAGCAATAGCAATTAGGCTTCTGATAGTTGTCATTTTGACAACAGGTGAGAAGGTTTCAGTGTAGCCAATACCTTCTCTTTGAGTGTATCCTTTGACAACCAACCTAGCCTTATATCTCTCAATGCTTCCATCTGATTTTTGTTTGACCTTAAATACCCATTTGCAAGAAATAGATTTCTTGCCAGATGGTAGGGGCATCACAGTCCAAGTGTTGTTGATGTTCAAAGCATCAAATTCAGCCTGAATGGCTTCTTGCCACTCAAGAAACTGAGCAGCTTCTTCATAACTCTTAGGTTCTTTGATAGGATCAGCACAACTTATACTGGACATGGGATTAGTAGCAACAGATATACAAGCAACTGATTGACTCTCACAGAGAGATGTAAGGGTGTGACAACAAAGATTACAATTTTTGTTTAAAGGACAAACATAATGTTGTAAATAAGTTGGAGGTCTAGAAGCTCTAGACGACTGTCTGATGGGAGCATTGACAGTGGTACTTTGTGTATTAATGCTGGGATTATGTGGAGTGGATATGGGATCACATTGAACATTATCAGAAACAGTATCCAAAACATCATTGACAGCAATTGGCACAAAGTGATGAACTTTATTATCAACATATGGAAAGATCTCTTCATGAAAGACAACATCCCTTGAGTGAATAATAGACTTAGttttcaaatcaagtaacttaTAAGCTTTTTTTCCAAAAAGGTATCCTAAAAAGACACACGCAGAGGCCCTAGGAGACAATTTGTCTCTACCAGGCTTGGGTGTAGAAGCATAAACTAGACAGCCATAAGACTTCATATGCATAAGGTCGGAAATTTGTACCAAACAAGATACTTGATAGGGTGACAAGCCATTCAACACTTTTGATGGAACTCTATTGACAATATAGGTTGCTGTGAGAACACATTCTCCCCAATATTTGAGAGGAAGATTAGATTGAAATTTTAAAGCTCTAGTAGTTTCTAACAAATGTTTGTGCTTTCTTTCTACAATACCATTTTGTTGAGGTGTGTGTATACAAGATGTTTGATGGACAATACCATTTTCAGCTAGAAAAGCTGATGTTACACCACTAGTGCCTAGTTCAACGGCATTATCAGATCGAATAATTTTTACTTTGTTGTTGAATTGTCTTTCTACCATAGTCAGAAAAGTTTTAATAAAAGGAAATGCATTACTTTTACAAGACAGCAAATGAGTCCATGTGCATCTTGAGAAGTCATCAACAATAGTTAGAAAATACTTatatccattgtaagtagaaacATGATAAGGTCCCCACAAGTCTATGTGAATGAGCTCAAAAGGATGAAAAGAAATACTGGAACTAACAGGAAAAGAGAGTCTGTGTTGTCTAGCCTGAGCACAGATGTAACAAGAACTCAATTCATTACTATCATTAGGATCAACAGTACAAACACCCAGTTTTTTCAATTTATACAGAGGTAGATGACCCAATCTCTTATGCCAAACATTACTATGTACACTAGAAATGGCAGAATGTAAACGGTTCGAAAGAaatctttgttatctttattacaagttttatttgcaTTACTAGGTAAAACTGGCTCCTTGTCTAATCTTGTTTGGAGGAGATACAGCTCATGAACATTTTTACCAAGGACCAATGTCTTCTTGGAACAATCCTGCAAATAACATATTGCAGGGGTAAAGCTTATTGTTGTGTCTAACTGTTTTGCTAGTTTACTAACAGACAACAGGTTAAATTTAAAGCAAGGAACATATAACACATCAAGCAAACAGAAACCTGCAGTCAACCATACAGTACCAACAGTATCTATCTTAACTACATGTCCATTAGGTAATGACACACTGTATGGTTTTGCAATAGCATGACACTCAGAAAACAGTGCTTTATTAGAACAAAAATGATTGGCGCTTTGTATCAAGATCCAGGAATTAAAATAAGCATTAAAATTAGTGTTAATGAGAGTGTTACTGCAAAGTTAGCGATGCCATTGCAGATTCATCATTAGCATTT
The Silene latifolia isolate original U9 population chromosome 11, ASM4854445v1, whole genome shotgun sequence genome window above contains:
- the LOC141612496 gene encoding uncharacterized protein LOC141612496 isoform X2; translated protein: MSSPFSRLGFQFQLHFQFNSRYFCNSSIDDPLMFIKYVRYQCELGFNNLQFPLNLFNQMMSLVHRPSIVDFNRLLAAMLRLKRLQPHSTVISLYSHLDLSGIRPDLHSMCILANCYCRLGRVDFGYSFLGKSLKLGYPFESNLVFFTTLINGFVQNDRLPDAVKLLDVAVVKLGIQPSIVTYGTMVKGLCRTGDNERALHLLRQMNSDPEGCKPNLIIYTTLIDSLCKHKLVTEALKLFSIMKTEGIKPDVFTYTSLIRGMLNLGRKGEASEMLGEMVQSNAAPDVTTYSMLIDMHCKEGMVDEAVAILPIMIKRGLSPDVVTYSALLDGYCSCGQMDKARDLMDLM
- the LOC141612496 gene encoding uncharacterized protein LOC141612496 isoform X1, with the translated sequence MSSPFSRLGFQFQLHFQFNSRYFCNSSIDDPLMFIKYVRYQCELGFNNLQFPLNLFNQMMSLVHRPSIVDFNRLLAAMLRLKRLQPHSTVISLYSHLDLSGIRPDLHSMCILANCYCRLGRVDFGYSFLGKSLKLGYPFESNLVFFTTLINGFVQNDRLPDAVKLLDVAVVKLGIQPSIVTYGTMVKGLCRTGDNERALHLLRQMNSDPEGCKPNLIIYTTLIDSLCKHKLVTEALKLFSIMKTEGIKPDVFTYTSLIRGMLNLGRKGEASEMLGEMVQSNAAPDVTTYSMLIDMHCKEGMVDEAVAILPIMIKRGLSPDVVTYSALLDGYCSCGQMDKARDLMDLMIMTVKEDESVLSRL